One segment of Podospora pseudopauciseta strain CBS 411.78 chromosome 5 map unlocalized CBS411.78m_5.2, whole genome shotgun sequence DNA contains the following:
- a CDS encoding uncharacterized protein (EggNog:ENOG503PR5U) has translation MKFSLALITVGLFGGALAQQGVQCPGSWYLQPDDCMCMNSREGYLLKTQTLDCCKKLGYKTYNNICAVDRNKRQTFKDCCKDLNQESVIGHCR, from the exons atgaagttctctctcgctctcatCACAGTTGGTCTGTTCGGTGGTGCGCTTGCACAGCAAGGGGTCCAGTGCCCAGGAAGCTGGTATCTTCAGCCAGATGACTGCATGTGTATGAACAGCAGGGAGGGATATCTGCTCAAGACGCAAACATTGGATTGCTGCAAGAAGCTGGGGTACAAGACTTATAACAAC ATCTGCGCCGTGGACAGAAACAAGCGCCAGACGTTCAAGGACTGCTGCAAGGATCTCAACCAGGAGAGCGTCATTGGCCATTgccgttga